The Anabaena sp. PCC 7108 region TACCGCTTTTTCCGTGAAGCATTGAATAATGTCATCCAACACGCTCAATTACCTCACGGTACGGCTACCCAAGTATTTGTTAGTTTAGAACAAAAGGGAGATAAATGTACTTTAGTAATAGCTAATGATGGAGTGATTTCAACATCTACTATCTATGGAAGCAAAAAAGGTGGCTATGGTACGAAAATCATGGATACTATAGCCGATGAACTTATCAATGGTGTATGGGAAATATCAACTTTACCTCATGAAGAAGTGCGAGTTACATTAAATTGGCATTTACCACCAAAGAAAACACTAACTGACAACTGACAATTAAGGCAATTCTACAGAATTGGGTTTAGCAATATGTGGTAAACCCCAACCGAGTTTTTCACGAAGAACACGGAAAAATTCTGGTGACTGGAGACGAATAAACCTAGCAGCGTATGGCGATCGCTCTAAATATACCCGATCTTCTGACATTACATAACATCCTCCATTGCCATCTACCACCATCACCAATCGCTGAATGTTGACAGGATAGATATTAACTGGTTCATTATCGGGAAACACCAAAGCCCTAGAAGCCAGGGAATGGGGACAAATTGGGACTAACTGCAATACAGGAACACCAGGAGTAATTACTGGACCACCTGCGCTTAATGCATAAGCAGTCGAACCTGTTGGGGTAGAAACAATTACACCATCAGCCGCAATATCCACAGGTGAATGTCTTCCCACCGCGATTTCAAAATGGCACATACAAGTTAAAGGTTCTCGATGTAGCACCATTTCATTTAAGCAGAGGGCTTCCCACTTCACCGCATCTCCCCGAATAACTTTGACGGTGAGCATACCTCTATCTTCAACTTCATATTCACCCGCCATCACCTGTTCTATGGCTTGGGGCAATTGGTTAAGATAAGTTTCCGTCAAAAATCCCATGTGACCAGTATTAACTGTCAGCATGGGGATACCACAAGGGGCGACTAGGCGTGATGCTGCTAATACAGTTCCATCTCCCCCTAGCACCACTGCAAATTTCATATCTGAGTCAAAGCCAGGGGGCGTAAGACCTTCAATGGGGGTGTGAAAGACAGGACTATCTGGTTGAGAATAGCCCAATATACCACCGATACTCGCAGTGATGTAAACATCCCAACCAGCAGCGGTGAGTTTGTCTTTTAGTTCAATAGCGACACTAGTCGCTATCGGTTTAATGTCGTTGTAGATAATGCCTGCTTTCGGCACACTCAAATATCCAAGTTTAGGCGATGCTTGACGTTTTTTAACTTCTCTCCGGTCTATAGACGGGGAGATTCTACAATCATGTGTAAAAATTAGGTTAAAACCTAATTTCTTTCACTTTTTGCCCCTAATTCCTACCTGAAAGTTCTGCATGATTTAAGCAGGATTTTCACGATGGTAGAGGAGTTTCACCTTGGCGTTTTAATTTTACCAGATTTTTGACAGCACCTAAGTAGAAAGGTGTTTTGCACCCATCCCAATCCCAGAAGGAGCGGGATGAACAGTTCAGTCACTGTAATAGTTACACATTTTTGACTGATGTAGTCATCAATCTTAAATTTATTGACTATTGACTATTGACTTTTGAAGATTGTTTAAAAGGAGTCTTTTTATTGTTCTGTTTTTTGGTTTTAGTTTTCTGGTAATCTAACTCCTTCAGTTTTTTCATAATTCGGCTGAAGTATTCTTGCAAATAGGTTTCTACAGTAGCCGTTTGTTCTTTGTCTAAACCAAATACTGTATATACTTCATCCATTGAGGCATTGAGGGGGGAACCACTAGCTAATACTTCAGTAAAGGCTAGTCTGTCAGCAACATTCCATCCCCACTGAAAAGACCGCAGTAAACGCTGTACGGTACGCAGTAAGCCAATGGGCATTCTTGTGACTCTGGCATCTTTTCCAGATAAGCGTTCGCAAATGCTAATAATTTCTTCTGCACTCCAAGCACGAGTACCAACAACAGGGAATGATTGCTTACGGGTTTCAGGT contains the following coding sequences:
- a CDS encoding NAD(+) kinase produces the protein MPKAGIIYNDIKPIATSVAIELKDKLTAAGWDVYITASIGGILGYSQPDSPVFHTPIEGLTPPGFDSDMKFAVVLGGDGTVLAASRLVAPCGIPMLTVNTGHMGFLTETYLNQLPQAIEQVMAGEYEVEDRGMLTVKVIRGDAVKWEALCLNEMVLHREPLTCMCHFEIAVGRHSPVDIAADGVIVSTPTGSTAYALSAGGPVITPGVPVLQLVPICPHSLASRALVFPDNEPVNIYPVNIQRLVMVVDGNGGCYVMSEDRVYLERSPYAARFIRLQSPEFFRVLREKLGWGLPHIAKPNSVELP